The nucleotide sequence GACCGGGCCCGGCGCGGCCACCGAGATCAGCCGCGCCCAGTTCGCGTGATCACCCTTCTCACCGATGAGCCTGCCTTCGGCCTCCACCCACGCGTGGGGGCTGAACGGCGGGATCATCAGCGTGCCCACGCACCACGTGGGCCAGGTGCCGCCCAGCCGGCAGGTCAGCGCGACGGCCACGGACCGGGGCAGACAGCTGCGCTGCCCGTTCATCCGCAGGCTGGAGGTCAGCACCAGTTCCCGCGCCCGCGTCGCCTGCGCCTCGGTCGCCGGGACCGCGCCGCGCGCGAGCCGGGTCAGGGCCCGTTCGAGCCGGTGCGGGGCGAGGCGGGCGAGCAGCCGGGCGGCTCCGACCGCCGTACGGGCCGCCAGCCGACGGCGCAGCGGGAAGCTGCCGCGGTCGGCCGGCAGGGCGGTGGTGACGCTCACGCCGCCACCACTCCCGCCTCGGCCATGGCCGCCAGCACCGCGTGGACGTCCGCCGCGGCGCGTTCCGCGTCGACGTCGTACTCCTCGGTGAGGCGGCGGGTGGCGTCCTCGGCCTGCCCGCCGTCGAGCAGGGCGCCCACGATCGTCGCGGAGGTGGGGTTCAGCTCCCAGTAGGCGCCCGACTTGGTGTCGAGCAGCACGGCGCCGTACTCGGTGGTGGCGAGCTTGAGGTACTCGCGGTGGACGAGTTTCATGCCAGGGCTCCTTGGGCGTTCACGGTCGTACGCAGCCACATCTCGGCGGCGAGGGTGGACAGGAAGCGGTCGTCGCGCAGCTGCGGTGAGGAGGGCACGGCGCACAGGCGGCGCAGCTCGGCCTCGTCCACGAGGCCGGCGCGGCCGAGCATGCTGTCCTCCCACAGTCCGGTCAGCGCCTCGCGGTTGCGGTAGAGGCCGGCTGCCACGTCCTGGGTGCCCTCGCCCTTGGTGGTGCGGGAGAGGGAGCGGCGGGGCACTAGCCCGTCCATCGCGCGGACCAGCAGCGGCTTGTACGCCCAGGGGTCGACCCGGTCCAGGGCGCGGACCGAGAAGGCCGCGTCCACCACCCGGTCGTCCAGGAAGGGGGCGGACATCGGCACTCCGGCCGCCCGGCCAGCGTCCTCGATGTCCTGGTTGCCGCGGACCAGCCCGCGCAGGGCCGCCAGTTCCGTGTGGCGGCCGGGCGTTCGCCCGTACGGCACGGCGGTGGGGGCGGCGGCGGCCAGCTCCCGCTCCAGCAGGCGCAGGCAGTCCTCGGTCAGCCAGGAGGCCACGGAGGGCTGCCCCAGCCAGCCGAGAGCCGGACTGCCGGGCACCGGCTCGGGTACGTCGCGCAGTGAAACGGCCGCCAGGGCCGCACGGTAGCCGCGGCGGTCGGCGAGCTGGCGGGCGACGGGGGCCAGCGGCCAGGAGAGCAGCGCGCGGAAGCCGCTGAGGCGGCGCAGGGCGGGCAGCGGGTGGCGGACGAGAAGTGTGTGCAGGTGGTGGGGGAGACCGACGAACAGGTTGTCCCCGCCGTTCCCGGTCAGGTGGAGCCGGGAGCCGCGGGCGGCCATCTTGGCGGTGAGGACGGTCACGCGGCGGCGGGAGGCGACCAGCGGGGTGGGGGCGTCGAGCCTCAGGCCCGGGTCGTCGAACCCGTCGTAGAACTTCGGCAGTTCCTCGTTGGGCAGGATGTAGTGCTCGACACCGGGCAGGTCCTCGGCGGCCCAGCGTGCCCACCGGCCGTCCTCGTTGAAGGCCTCGTCGCCGGTGGAGGTGGCCGCGATGAGCCGTGCGCGGGAGTCACGGGCGGCGAGGAAGCACACGGTGGTGGAGTCCAGGCCGCCGGAGAGGTCGGAGCTGATCAGCCCGCCGGGGGCGGTACGGACCTCCACCGCGTCCAGCAGTGCATCCCGGACGGCGGCGGCGCCGCGGTCCAGAGGTGTGACGGGCTCCGGTGGCCGGTGCCAGCGCCGCTCGGACAAGACGCCGTCGGGGGAGGCCAGCAGGGCCGCGCCCGGAGGGACGGCGGTGACGGCCGACCACATCGGGCGCTCGTCGAGCGGGGCGGGCGCCGCGCCCAGAAGGCGGAGCGCCACGGCGGCCGGGTCGGGTTCCAGGCCCGCCAGCCGGGCCAGTTCGGCGGCCCGGTCGCCGGCCACCAGGGTCCCGCCGGTGCGGGTGTGGAAGACGCGCCGGGCTCCGTACGCGGAACCCTGTACGCGCAGGGCTCCGTCCACGGAGGCGAGCAGGTGGAACTGGCCGGACAGGGTGAGCGCCAGGTCGTCCAGCTCGGCGGGGTCGCGCAGGACGCCGGCGCGGCGCGTGAGCGCGCCGGCGGCGGACTGCGAGAAGGTGCCGATCAGGGCGATGGCGTTACGGCCCGCCCGCGCCACGAGGAGATCGGCCGGCTCCCACCGGCCGACGATCCAGTCCCGCCCGGAGGCATGGGCCGCGGACGACAGGCCGGGCACGTCCTCGCGCAGGTGCCGGGCCGCGGCGGACCCCGCCTCGTTGTCAGGGAATACGAAGAAGAACGGTGCGCCGCGGTCCGGCATTGTCAGCTCCTGCGCAGAGAACCGGAAATTTAGAACCAGCCGCCGCGGTGGTTCCAGTCCCAGCTGCCGACCGGGAGACCCATTCCGGTGTCGGCGCGGAAGGAGCCGGCGGCGGCGAAAACGGGGGCTGTGTAAGCCTTCTTCATCATGACCTTTTTCCTTTCGGTGGGCCGGAAACAATTCCGGCAGCCTTTGTGCTTGCCCCAAAACCTTCACAGCGGGAGACCGCCAACTCAACGCACTTGTCCGGTTCGGGCCGTGGTGGCAGCAAGCTGACAGCGCGGGGGGGAATGGACCGCTTCGTTCCATAGAATTCCGGGTCCGGTTGCGCACGTTACGATCAGATTGGCAGCCTTACAGACATGACGACACACGTCAGCTCCCCGGCCCGTTCGGCGGCCCTGGCCACGCCGCCGCCACCGAGGTGGGCGGTCTGGGCCGCCCATGCCGTCCCCCTGATCGCGTTGCCGTCCACCCTGTGGCGCCTGGCCATGACCGTCGGCGTCCCCGTCGGGTTCAGCGAGGAGGTGCTGCGCACCGACTACGGGCTGCCCGGCACCGGGTATCTGATCCTGCCGGCGATCTCGCTGGCGCAGGAGGGCGCGGCACTGCTGACGCTCGGTCTGGTGCGGGACTGGGGGCTGGTGGCGCCGCGCCGGCTGCCGTTCATCGGCGGACGCCCGGTGCGCACCGGGGCGGCCGTGACCGCGGCGCTGCTCGGGGCATTGGTGATGACCGCGGTGACGGTCAGCCAGCTGATGCTCTGGGACACCGTCGACGACGGCAACCTGACGGGCACTCACCGAGCCGTCATGGGCTGGCTGTACGCGCCGCTGCTGCTGTGGGGGCCGCTGCTGGCGCTGGTGACGCTCTCGTACGCCCTGCGGCGCCGACGGCAGCGATGAACACGGCCGTCCTCGTCCTGCTGGCCGCGCTCTCCCTGACCGTCTTCGTCGCCGGGCTCGCCTCCGGGGCCAGGCGGCTGCTCGGCGTCCGGCTGGGCAAGGGGCGCGCGGTGATCACGGGCTGCGTCGGGCTCGCTTCCGGCACGCTGGTCAGTTATCCGCTGCGGAACGTGCAGCCGCTGGCGCTGATCACCCTGGAGATCGGGGTGTCGCTGGTGGTCGCCATGCTGTTCCTGGCGGCCACCGAAGTGCTGGTTCCCTCGGGCGCGGTGCGCGGGCTGGTGCGGCTGCCGGGTTCGCTGCGCCGCCAGTTCGCCCGGACCCGGCGCTACGTCCGGCTCAGCCGGATCTTCGTACGGCACGGTCTGGGCCGGTTCCTCAGCGGCAGATCGCGGCGCGGTCCGGGCGCGGCCGCCGAACGCGCCGTACTGGCCCCCTCGCTGCGGCTGGCGCTGGAGGAGGCCGGGGTCACCTTCGTCAAGCTGGGGCAGGTGATGTCCACCCGGTACGACCTGCTGCCGGCGGAGTTCATCGCGGAGCTGAGCACCCTGCAGGACCAGGCGTCGCCCGAGCCGTGGGAGGCGGTCGAGCAGGTGCTGCACGAGGAGCTGGGGGCGCCGCCGGACGAGGTGTTCGCCGAGTTCGACCCGAAGCCGCTCGCGGCGGGTTCGATCGCCCAGGTGCACCGGGCGCGGCTGCAGGACGGTCGGCAGGTCGCGGTGAAGGTGCAGCGGCCGAGCGCCCGCGACATCGTCGTGGACGACCTGGACATCCTGTACCGGTTCGCGGCCCGGCTGGAGCAGCACACGGAGTGGGGGCGCAGCGTCGGCGCGCTGGCGCTGGCCCAGGGCTTCGCCGTGTCGGTCCAGGAGGAGCTCGACTTCCGCATCGAGGCCCGCAACACCCTGTCCGTGGCGGCGGCCATCGAGGAGGCCGGCGGCGGCTCGGTGATCCGGGTGCCCGAGGTGCACGAGAAGCTCACCGGCAAGCGCGTCCTGGTCACCGAGTGGATGTCCGGCATACCGCTGCACAGCGTCTCGCGGGTGCTGGACGAACGGGGCCTGGACCGGAAGGCGCTGGCCACCGCGATGCTGGAGTGCCTGCTGGGGCAGATCATGACGACGGGGGTGTTCCACGCCGATCCGCACCCCGGCAATCTGCTGCTGCTCGACGACGGGCAGCTCGGCATGCTCGACTTCGGTTCGGTGGGCCGCATCGACCGGTCGCTGCGGGCGACCCTGCGCGGGATGCTGCTGGCCCTGCACCGCGGCGACCCGGCCGGCCTGTGCGACGCGCTGATCGCCCTGGTCGTGCATCCGGAGCACATAGACGAGCGGAAACTGGAGCGGGCCCTGGGGCAGTTCCTGGCCCGGCACTTCGCGCCCGGCATCAAGCCGGACCGGGAGATGTTCGCCGACCTCTTCTCGATCGTCTCCCGGCACGGGATCAGCGTGCCGCCGGAGATAGCTGCCGTCTTCCGGGCGCTGGCCACGATGGAGGGCTCACTGGACCGGCTGGTGCCCGGCTTCGACATCGTCACCGAGGCCCGCTCCTTCGCCGTCACCCAGCACCTGCGCAAGCTGAAGCCGGAGGCGCTCGGTCGTTCGCTGACCGAGGAGCTGCTGGGGCTGGTGCCGATGCTGCGCAGGCTCCCGCGCCGCATCGAGCGCATCGGCTCGGCCGTGGAGAACGGCCAGCTCACGGTCGGCGTACGGATGTTCGCCGACCCGAACGACCGCCGGTTCCTGCGCTCGCTCGTACACGAGGTGCTGCTGGCCTTCCTGGGCGGGGTCATCGGCCTGGTCGGCGTACAGCTGCTGCGCATCAGCGGCGGCCCGATGCTCAGCGAGGGCCTCGGGCTGTTCGAGCTGTTCGGCTACAACCTGCTGGTGATCAGCTCGGTGCTGGTCCTGCGGGTGCTGTTCATGATGATCGGGCCCGGGCACAGACGCTGACCGTGCGGTGGGGCCGACGGGGCCCGGCTCCTCCCGAGGGGGCCGGGCCCCGTCGCGCGTACGGGGTGTTCAGCGCTTGGCGGCGGCCCGCTGGTACGCCCGGCCGGCGAGCGGCACGACCACCGCAAGCAGGACGAGCAGCACCACGAGCGCGGCGGTGACGGGGTGTTCGGAGGGGAAGGCGCCGCTGGAGGGGCCGCGCTCGTTGCCGAACAGGTCGCGGGCGGCGGAGACCACCGCACTGACCGGGTTCCACTCGACGACCACGCGCATCCAGCCGGGCAGGCCTTCCGGCGGCACGAAGGCGTTGGAGAGGAAGGCCAGCGGCATCATCACCACACCGGAGAGCGCGCTGACCGCCTCCGGGCTGCGCAGGCTCAGGCCCACCAGGGCGCCCAGCCAGGACATCGCGAAGCCCATCAGGAGCAGCAGCCCGAAGCCGGCGAGCGTCTGGAGCACGCCGTTGTGCGCACGCCAGCCCATGAAGTAGCCGACGACGGCCATCACGGCGCTGGTCCAGCCGACGAGGACGAGGTCGGCGGTGGTCCGGCCGAGAAGGACCGAGGAGCGGGAGATGGGCAGCGCGCGGAAGCGGTCCACCAGGCCGTTGTTGAGGTCCTCGACCACACCGATCGCCGTGGTGGTGAGGTTGGCGAGCATCACCTGCGCGAAGATGCCGGCCATGATGTATTCCTTGTAGCCGCCCTGGCCCGGCGCCTGCATGGCGCTGCCGAAGAGGTAGCCGAAGACGAGCACGAACGCCACCGGCATGATGGTGATGCCGAGGAGCTGCTCCGGCATCCGCCGGATGTGCCGCATCTGGCGGCCCGCGAGTGCGAACGAGTCGCTGATCACCTCGGTCATGCCGCCTGCATCTCCTTCGTGTCCGTGTCCGTGTCCGTGTGCGTGTTGCCGTCCTCGGCCTCCGCGGCGCGGCCGCCGCCCTTCTGGCCGGTGAGGGAGAGGAAGACGTCGTCGAGCGAGGAGCGGCGAACGGCGAAGTCCTGCGGCTCGATGCCCAGGCGCTCCAGGCCCGACGCGGCGGCGGCGATGGTGTTCACCCCGCCGGTCAGCGGCACCGAGACGGTGCGGGCCGCGCGGTCGACGACGGGCTCGCCCGGGGAGACGTCGGCCAGCACCCGGGTCGCGGCGGCCAGGTCGGCGACCGAGGCGACCGAGACCTCCAGGCGCTCGCCGCCGACCTTGCGCTTGAGCTCGTCGGGGGTGCCGTCGGCGATGACCACGCCCTTGTCGATGACCGCGATCCGGTCGGCGAGCTGGTCGGCCTCCTCCAGGTACTGGGTGGTCAGCAGCACGGTCACACCGCCGTCCACCTGCTCCTTGATCATCTCCCAGAGGGCGAGCCGGCTCGTGAGGTCCAGACCCGTGGTGGGCTCGTCCAGGAAGAGCACGGGTGGGCGGGCCACGAGGCTGGCGGCAAGGTCGAGGCGGCGGCGCATGCCGCCCGAGTACGTCTTGGCCATGCGGTCGGCGGCGTCCACCAGGCCGAACTTCTCCAGGAGTTCGTCGGCGCGGGCCCGCGCGCCCTTGCGGCCCAGGCGCAACAGGGTGCCTATGAGCTGGAGGTTCTCCCGGCCGGTGAGCCGCTCGTCGACGGCCGCGTACTGGCCGGTGAGACCCACGTTGGCGCGGATCAGCTTGGCCTGCGTGGCCAGGTCGTAGCCCGCCACGGTGGCGCGGCCCTCGTCCGGGTCCAGCAGGGTCGCCAGGATGCGCACGGTGGTGGTTTTGCCCGCACCGTTGGGACCGAGTACGCCCAGGATGGTGCCCGCGGGCACTTCGAGGTCGATGCCGTTCAGCGCCTGGTGGTCGCCGTAGCGCTTGCGGAGGCCCTCCGCCGAGATTGCCGTTTCCATGACGGCCACTCCTTTACGTCTGGTCGTGCGGGGGTCAGTTGACGGAGGTCAGCTGGCCGGCGAGCTTGTCGAGGACGACCCGGCCGATCTCGGCCGCCGGCTGCGGCTGGAGCAGGTGTCCGTGGTGCGCGTGCACCGGGTGGGTGGTGATGGTGCCGGCCACGTACGGCTCCCAGGCGGCGACGGAGTCCACCGTCTTGGCCGCCGGGTCGTCCGTGCCGGCCGTGGAGACGAAGAGCAGCAGCTCGCCGTCGAAGCGGCGCGGCCGGTAGGCGGCG is from Streptomyces sp. NBC_00190 and encodes:
- a CDS encoding ATP-binding cassette domain-containing protein, translating into METAISAEGLRKRYGDHQALNGIDLEVPAGTILGVLGPNGAGKTTTVRILATLLDPDEGRATVAGYDLATQAKLIRANVGLTGQYAAVDERLTGRENLQLIGTLLRLGRKGARARADELLEKFGLVDAADRMAKTYSGGMRRRLDLAASLVARPPVLFLDEPTTGLDLTSRLALWEMIKEQVDGGVTVLLTTQYLEEADQLADRIAVIDKGVVIADGTPDELKRKVGGERLEVSVASVADLAAATRVLADVSPGEPVVDRAARTVSVPLTGGVNTIAAAASGLERLGIEPQDFAVRRSSLDDVFLSLTGQKGGGRAAEAEDGNTHTDTDTDTKEMQAA
- a CDS encoding ABC1 kinase family protein, with product MNTAVLVLLAALSLTVFVAGLASGARRLLGVRLGKGRAVITGCVGLASGTLVSYPLRNVQPLALITLEIGVSLVVAMLFLAATEVLVPSGAVRGLVRLPGSLRRQFARTRRYVRLSRIFVRHGLGRFLSGRSRRGPGAAAERAVLAPSLRLALEEAGVTFVKLGQVMSTRYDLLPAEFIAELSTLQDQASPEPWEAVEQVLHEELGAPPDEVFAEFDPKPLAAGSIAQVHRARLQDGRQVAVKVQRPSARDIVVDDLDILYRFAARLEQHTEWGRSVGALALAQGFAVSVQEELDFRIEARNTLSVAAAIEEAGGGSVIRVPEVHEKLTGKRVLVTEWMSGIPLHSVSRVLDERGLDRKALATAMLECLLGQIMTTGVFHADPHPGNLLLLDDGQLGMLDFGSVGRIDRSLRATLRGMLLALHRGDPAGLCDALIALVVHPEHIDERKLERALGQFLARHFAPGIKPDREMFADLFSIVSRHGISVPPEIAAVFRALATMEGSLDRLVPGFDIVTEARSFAVTQHLRKLKPEALGRSLTEELLGLVPMLRRLPRRIERIGSAVENGQLTVGVRMFADPNDRRFLRSLVHEVLLAFLGGVIGLVGVQLLRISGGPMLSEGLGLFELFGYNLLVISSVLVLRVLFMMIGPGHRR
- a CDS encoding lasso peptide biosynthesis PqqD family chaperone, translated to MKLVHREYLKLATTEYGAVLLDTKSGAYWELNPTSATIVGALLDGGQAEDATRRLTEEYDVDAERAAADVHAVLAAMAEAGVVAA
- a CDS encoding ABC transporter permease; its protein translation is MTEVISDSFALAGRQMRHIRRMPEQLLGITIMPVAFVLVFGYLFGSAMQAPGQGGYKEYIMAGIFAQVMLANLTTTAIGVVEDLNNGLVDRFRALPISRSSVLLGRTTADLVLVGWTSAVMAVVGYFMGWRAHNGVLQTLAGFGLLLLMGFAMSWLGALVGLSLRSPEAVSALSGVVMMPLAFLSNAFVPPEGLPGWMRVVVEWNPVSAVVSAARDLFGNERGPSSGAFPSEHPVTAALVVLLVLLAVVVPLAGRAYQRAAAKR
- a CDS encoding asparagine synthase-related protein — translated: MPDRGAPFFFVFPDNEAGSAAARHLREDVPGLSSAAHASGRDWIVGRWEPADLLVARAGRNAIALIGTFSQSAAGALTRRAGVLRDPAELDDLALTLSGQFHLLASVDGALRVQGSAYGARRVFHTRTGGTLVAGDRAAELARLAGLEPDPAAVALRLLGAAPAPLDERPMWSAVTAVPPGAALLASPDGVLSERRWHRPPEPVTPLDRGAAAVRDALLDAVEVRTAPGGLISSDLSGGLDSTTVCFLAARDSRARLIAATSTGDEAFNEDGRWARWAAEDLPGVEHYILPNEELPKFYDGFDDPGLRLDAPTPLVASRRRVTVLTAKMAARGSRLHLTGNGGDNLFVGLPHHLHTLLVRHPLPALRRLSGFRALLSWPLAPVARQLADRRGYRAALAAVSLRDVPEPVPGSPALGWLGQPSVASWLTEDCLRLLERELAAAAPTAVPYGRTPGRHTELAALRGLVRGNQDIEDAGRAAGVPMSAPFLDDRVVDAAFSVRALDRVDPWAYKPLLVRAMDGLVPRRSLSRTTKGEGTQDVAAGLYRNREALTGLWEDSMLGRAGLVDEAELRRLCAVPSSPQLRDDRFLSTLAAEMWLRTTVNAQGALA
- a CDS encoding keywimysin-related RiPP, whose translation is MMKKAYTAPVFAAAGSFRADTGMGLPVGSWDWNHRGGWF
- a CDS encoding lasso peptide biosynthesis B2 protein; this translates as MSVTTALPADRGSFPLRRRLAARTAVGAARLLARLAPHRLERALTRLARGAVPATEAQATRARELVLTSSLRMNGQRSCLPRSVAVALTCRLGGTWPTWCVGTLMIPPFSPHAWVEAEGRLIGEKGDHANWARLISVAAPGPVTGSRAAGSTR